One region of Gossypium raimondii isolate GPD5lz chromosome 6, ASM2569854v1, whole genome shotgun sequence genomic DNA includes:
- the LOC128041700 gene encoding uncharacterized protein LOC128041700, with protein MSIESDRANSDEVNAGPNWKGRRLGQSSNTRANCSGTEDIAIRYEPRALSRAYIIRDREEATTSDVIAITFYLFDVNVYALIDPGSTHLYICTALVTDKNLSVESTKFDIQVTNPLGMDSLTLHDVVMNCRLKQIDLRCCKAFLAYKLDTQESESKLDQVPIVNDFTDVFPEELPGLPPEHEVEFVIELMPRTALVLIAPY; from the exons ATGTCGATAGAATCTGATCGTGCTAACAGTGATGAA GTGAATGCAGGACCAAATTGG AAAGGTAGACGTCTTGGTCAGAGCAGTAATACTAGAGCAAATTGCAGTGGGACCGAAGATATAGCTATTAGATATGAACCTAGAGCACTTTCACGAGCATATATTATCAGAGATAGGGAGGAAGCTACTACATCTGATGTTATTGCTATTACATTCTATCTCTTTGATGTTAATGTGTATGCattgattgaccctgggtcaACTCATTTGTATATTTGTACTGCGTTAGTAACGGATAAGAATTTATCTGTTGAGTCAACAAAATTTGATATTCAAGTTACAAATCCACTGG GAATGGATTCGTTGACATTACATGATGTTGTGATGAACTGTAGATTGAAACAGATTGATTTGAGAT GTTGTAAGGCATTTTTGGCTTATAAACTAGATACTCAGGAATCAGAATCAAAGCTTGATCAAGTACCGATTGTAAATGACTTTACTGATGTGTTCCCTGAAGAGTTACCGGGATTACCTCCAGAACATGAAGTTGAATTTGTGATTGAATTAATGCCTAGGACTGCTCTAGTATTGATTGCACCGTATTGA